CTCATTTGCATGACATAACTACAACCATGGAATTATTGGGCCGCATGGGTGTGCGTTTGGTTGTTGATGAGAAAATGAACATTGAAGTCGATAGCAGTACTATCAACAGTTATGTGGCTCCTTATGAGTTGGTGAGGACTATGCGTGCCTCAATTTTAGTATTAGGGCCCTTATTGGCGCGGTTTGGTGAGGCGCATGTGTCATTGCCCGGTGGTTGCGCTATCGGTACACGGCCGGTTGATATTCATATTAACGGCCTTATCAAGATGGGCGCGAATATTACTGTCGAAGGCGGTTTTATTCACGCAACGGCTAATCGGCTTAAAGGTTGTCGTTTAATACTTGAGCAAATTACGGTGACCGGCACAGAAAATTTATTGATGGCCGCAACTTTGGCTGAAGGAACGACCATCATTGAAAATGCCGCTAAAGAACCTGAAGTGACGGATTTAGCGCATTTTCTCAATGCCATGGGAGCTAAAATTACCGGGATAGGTACCGATGTGCTGGTCATTGAAGGCGTTGAAAAGTTGGGCGTAGAAGATTTGCATTATGATATTCTTCCCGATCGAATCGAAACCGGTACCTATCTGGTTGCTGCCGCTATTACTGGTGGAAAAGTCAGATTGAAAAAAACCCGCCCTGATATTCTGGATGCTGTTTTGGAAAAATTGGTTGAAGCTGGTGCTGAAATTAGGGTCGGTGAAGACTGGATTGAGCTGGATATGCACGGTAAAAGACCAAAAGCGGTTTCCCTTCGAACTGCGCCTTACCCGGCGTTTCCAACCGACATGCAGGCACAGTTTATTGCGATGAATTGTATTGCTGAAGGCGTCGGTGTTATTACCGAAACGATTTTTGAAAATCGGTTTATGCATGTTCAGGAGCTGCAACGCATGGGTGCTGATATCAGGCTGGAATCGAATACGGCCATTTGTACCGGTGTTAAAAAACTGACTGGTGCGCCGGTAATGGCAACCGATTTAAGAGCATCCGCGAGTCTTGTGATTGCGGCACTGGTTGCAGAAGGCAGTACTCTGGTTGATCGTATCTATCATATTGATCGGGGTTACGATCATATTGAAGAAAAGTTGTCGCAGCTAGGCGCGACAATACGCCGTGTGCCAAGGTAAGGGATTGCTATGTTAACCATTGCTGTATCCAAGGGCAGGATTTATGAAGAAGCTTTGCCCTTGCTGGCAGAAGCAGGCATTGTGCCAATTGACGACCCAAAAACCTGTCGTAAATTAATTCTTGCAACTACTCGCGAAGATGTTCAGTTGGTGATTATTCGTGCCACTGATGTGCCTACTTTTGTTGAGTATGGCGCGGCGGATTTGGGGATTGCCGGAAAAGATGTGCTGATTGAACATGGCGCTGAAAGTCTGTATGAGCCGTTGGATTTAAACATTGCTTGCTGCCGACTGATGACTGCCTATCACAAAGATGCCACTGAACATCGAGGCCGGATTCGTGTAGCTACCAAATACGTTAAGATAGCCAAGAGTTACTTTGCCAGTAAAGGCATACAAGCTGACATTATTAAGTTGTATGGCTCAATGGAGCTCGCACCATTAGTCGGTCTTGCTGATTGTATTGTAGATTTGGTTGACACGGGTAATACCTTAAAAGCTAACGATCTTGAGCCTCGTGAACTTATTATGAATATAAGTTCCAGACTGGTGGTTAATAAAGCGGCCATGAAAATGAAGCACACAGCGATTTCAGAATTACTGATTCAATTTGAAAAAACCCTGGCAAATAGGTAAGTCTATGCCCTGTTTAAACCTCACTAAACTGGATGCTGCATCAGTCGATTTTGATCAGCAATTACAACAGCTATTGGCTTGGGATGAGTCTGACGACTTAGAGATTCATCAGCGGGTTTTAGATATTATTGCTGATGTTCGTAACAATGGTGACAAAGCGGTTATTGAATATACCAACCGTTTTGACCAACGCGATATTACTCAAGCTGGCGAATTTGAATTATCCAGGGAAACACTTAAAGCAGCCTGGGAGAACTTACCGACTGATCAAGCGCAAGCGCTGCAAATCGCGGCTGACCGTGTCCGTGCTTATGCCGAGCATCAAAAAATGCAGTCCTGGCAATATACTGAGGCTGACGGTACGGTATTGGGGCAGAAAATCACGCCGCTGGATCGGGTTGGTCTTTATGTGCCGGGTGGCAAAGCATCTTATCCTTCATCGGTTTTAATGAACGCGATTCCGGCAAAAGTTGCCGGTGTTGGCCAGTTGATTATGGTGGTACCTACGCCTCAG
Above is a window of Methylobacter sp. S3L5C DNA encoding:
- the murA gene encoding UDP-N-acetylglucosamine 1-carboxyvinyltransferase translates to MDKLTITGGAQLSGDIRISGAKNAALPILAATLLSHTPVSVGNIPHLHDITTTMELLGRMGVRLVVDEKMNIEVDSSTINSYVAPYELVRTMRASILVLGPLLARFGEAHVSLPGGCAIGTRPVDIHINGLIKMGANITVEGGFIHATANRLKGCRLILEQITVTGTENLLMAATLAEGTTIIENAAKEPEVTDLAHFLNAMGAKITGIGTDVLVIEGVEKLGVEDLHYDILPDRIETGTYLVAAAITGGKVRLKKTRPDILDAVLEKLVEAGAEIRVGEDWIELDMHGKRPKAVSLRTAPYPAFPTDMQAQFIAMNCIAEGVGVITETIFENRFMHVQELQRMGADIRLESNTAICTGVKKLTGAPVMATDLRASASLVIAALVAEGSTLVDRIYHIDRGYDHIEEKLSQLGATIRRVPR
- the hisG gene encoding ATP phosphoribosyltransferase yields the protein MLTIAVSKGRIYEEALPLLAEAGIVPIDDPKTCRKLILATTREDVQLVIIRATDVPTFVEYGAADLGIAGKDVLIEHGAESLYEPLDLNIACCRLMTAYHKDATEHRGRIRVATKYVKIAKSYFASKGIQADIIKLYGSMELAPLVGLADCIVDLVDTGNTLKANDLEPRELIMNISSRLVVNKAAMKMKHTAISELLIQFEKTLANR